The Chlorocebus sabaeus isolate Y175 chromosome 16, mChlSab1.0.hap1, whole genome shotgun sequence genome window below encodes:
- the SPAG7 gene encoding sperm-associated antigen 7 isoform X2 gives MLPAPASCCHFSPPEQAARLKKLQEQEKQQKVEFRKRMEKEVSDFIQDSGQIKKKFQPMNKIERSILHDVVEVAGLTSFSFGEDDDCRYVMIFKKEFAPSDEELDSYRRGEEWDPQKAEEKRKLKELAQRQEEEAAQQGPVVVSPASDYKDKYSHLIGKGAAKDAAHMLQANKTYGCVPVANKRDTRSIEEAMNEIRAKKRLRQSGEELPPTS, from the exons ATGCTTCCAGCCCCGGCTTCATGCTGCCATTTCTCACCCCCAGAACAGGCTGCCCGCCTGAAGAAACTACAAGAGCAAGAGAAACAACAGAAAGTGGAGTTTCGTAAAAGG ATGGAGAAGGAGGTGTCAGATTTCATTCAAGACAGTGGGCAGATCAAGAAAAAGTTTCAGCCAATGAACAAGATCGAGAGGAGCATACT ACATGATGTAGTGGAAGTGGCTGGCCTGACATCCTTCTCCTTTGGGGAAGATGATGACTGTCGCTATGTCATGATCTTCAAAAAG GAGTTTGCACCCTCAGATGAAGAGCTAGACTCCTACCGTCGTGGAGAGGAATGGGATCCCCAGAAGGCTGAGGAGAAGCGGAAGCTGAAG GAGCTGGctcagaggcaggaggaggaggcagcccAGCAGGGGCCCGTGGTGGTGAGCCCTGCTAGCGACTACAAGGACAAGTACAGCCACCTCATTGGCAAGGGAGCAGCGAAAGACGCAGCCCACATGCTGCAGGCCAATAAAACCTACGGCTGTG TGCCCGTGGCCAATAAGAGGGACACACGCTCCATTGAAGAGGCTATGAATGAGATCAGAGCCAAGAAGCGTCTGCGGCAGAGTGGGGAAGAGTTGCCACCAACCTCGTAG
- the SPAG7 gene encoding sperm-associated antigen 7 isoform X1, with the protein MADLLGSILSSMEKPPSLGDQETRRKAREQAARLKKLQEQEKQQKVEFRKRMEKEVSDFIQDSGQIKKKFQPMNKIERSILHDVVEVAGLTSFSFGEDDDCRYVMIFKKEFAPSDEELDSYRRGEEWDPQKAEEKRKLKELAQRQEEEAAQQGPVVVSPASDYKDKYSHLIGKGAAKDAAHMLQANKTYGCVPVANKRDTRSIEEAMNEIRAKKRLRQSGEELPPTS; encoded by the exons ATGGCGGACCTACTGGGCTCCATCCTGAGCTCCATGGAGAAGCCACCCAGCCTCGGTGACCAGGAGACTCGGCGCAAGGCCCGAG AACAGGCTGCCCGCCTGAAGAAACTACAAGAGCAAGAGAAACAACAGAAAGTGGAGTTTCGTAAAAGG ATGGAGAAGGAGGTGTCAGATTTCATTCAAGACAGTGGGCAGATCAAGAAAAAGTTTCAGCCAATGAACAAGATCGAGAGGAGCATACT ACATGATGTAGTGGAAGTGGCTGGCCTGACATCCTTCTCCTTTGGGGAAGATGATGACTGTCGCTATGTCATGATCTTCAAAAAG GAGTTTGCACCCTCAGATGAAGAGCTAGACTCCTACCGTCGTGGAGAGGAATGGGATCCCCAGAAGGCTGAGGAGAAGCGGAAGCTGAAG GAGCTGGctcagaggcaggaggaggaggcagcccAGCAGGGGCCCGTGGTGGTGAGCCCTGCTAGCGACTACAAGGACAAGTACAGCCACCTCATTGGCAAGGGAGCAGCGAAAGACGCAGCCCACATGCTGCAGGCCAATAAAACCTACGGCTGTG TGCCCGTGGCCAATAAGAGGGACACACGCTCCATTGAAGAGGCTATGAATGAGATCAGAGCCAAGAAGCGTCTGCGGCAGAGTGGGGAAGAGTTGCCACCAACCTCGTAG